One genomic region from Cellulomonas fengjieae encodes:
- the bcp gene encoding thioredoxin-dependent thiol peroxidase, translating to MPRLAAGDTAPDFTLPTADGGAVTLSDLRGRRVIVYFYPAAMTPGCTTEACDFRDSLAALQGAGFAVVGVSPDPADKLAAFVEQESLTFPLASDPEHAVLEAWGAWGEKKNYGKTVVGVIRSTVVVDPDGRVELAQYNVKATGHVAKLRRDLKIA from the coding sequence GTGCCCCGTCTCGCCGCCGGCGACACCGCCCCCGACTTCACGCTGCCGACCGCCGACGGCGGCGCGGTGACGCTGTCCGACCTGCGCGGTCGACGGGTGATCGTGTACTTCTACCCGGCCGCGATGACGCCCGGCTGCACCACGGAGGCCTGCGACTTCCGCGACTCCCTGGCCGCGCTGCAGGGCGCCGGGTTCGCCGTGGTCGGCGTCTCACCGGACCCCGCGGACAAGCTCGCCGCGTTCGTCGAGCAGGAGAGCCTGACGTTCCCGCTGGCCTCGGACCCGGAGCACGCGGTGCTCGAGGCCTGGGGCGCGTGGGGCGAGAAGAAGAACTACGGCAAGACCGTGGTCGGTGTCATCCGCTCGACGGTCGTCGTCGACCCCGACGGACGCGTCGAGCTCGCGCAGTACAACGTCAAGGCCACCGGGCACGTCGCCAAGCTGCGCCGGGACCTCAAGATCGCCTGA
- a CDS encoding NUDIX hydrolase family protein: MTASAEYPRGPERPAGWLSADEIGRVRTQLPILYVDAIPVRVDDSGDVVQVGLLLRVTQEGVMSRALVSGRVMYHERVRDALLRHIEKDLGPVALPQIPASPQPFTVAEYFPTPGVTPYHDPRQHAVSLAYVVPVLGDCRPQQDAIDLAWMTPEEACAQQIQFEMNGGQGLLLRQAMGYVGRLP, translated from the coding sequence GTGACCGCTTCCGCCGAGTACCCCCGCGGCCCCGAACGTCCCGCCGGCTGGTTGAGCGCCGACGAGATCGGCCGGGTGCGCACGCAGCTCCCCATCCTGTACGTCGATGCCATCCCGGTGCGGGTGGACGACTCGGGTGACGTCGTCCAGGTCGGCCTGCTGCTGCGGGTCACGCAGGAGGGCGTGATGTCGCGGGCGCTGGTCAGCGGCCGCGTGATGTACCACGAGCGCGTGCGCGACGCCCTGCTGCGGCACATCGAGAAGGACCTGGGCCCCGTCGCGCTGCCGCAGATCCCCGCGTCGCCGCAGCCGTTCACGGTCGCGGAGTACTTCCCGACGCCCGGTGTGACGCCGTACCACGACCCGCGCCAGCACGCGGTCTCGCTCGCCTACGTGGTGCCCGTGCTCGGGGACTGCCGCCCGCAGCAGGACGCGATCGACCTGGCCTGGATGACGCCCGAGGAGGCGTGCGCGCAGCAGATCCAGTTCGAGATGAACGGCGGTCAGGGCCTGCTTCTGCGTCAGGCGATGGGATACGTCGGCCGGCTGCCCTGA
- a CDS encoding glycine betaine ABC transporter substrate-binding protein has translation MRARRSTTLTLVAIATLALGACGSPGSGGGEAEPTSSGSSGLATCEPVAGETLVVLEDDKGLQNADNIIPAVNKAAAAANPQIVELLDSVSAALDTDKLIELNKAVDIDRRTSSEVAEEFVETEDLAAQDDVGSGTSLVIGAANFSESATLAEIYAAVLRSAGYTVEVRTIGNRETYLPALTDGTITAVPEYAATLTDFLNAQQNGAGAESVASADVDETVAALTPLADAAGVVVGAPSEAQDQNAFAVTSEFAQEHGVETLSELAEACGGLVLAGPAECPDRPFCQPGLEETYGLEFGDFQSYDFGLIGQAVRQGEAAIGLVLSSDGSLASDS, from the coding sequence ATGCGAGCGAGACGCTCCACCACCCTGACCCTGGTCGCCATCGCCACCCTGGCGCTCGGCGCCTGCGGCAGCCCCGGCTCGGGGGGCGGCGAGGCCGAACCGACCTCGTCCGGCTCGTCCGGCCTGGCCACCTGCGAGCCCGTCGCGGGCGAGACCCTCGTCGTCCTCGAGGACGACAAGGGCCTGCAGAACGCGGACAACATCATCCCCGCGGTGAACAAGGCGGCCGCGGCCGCCAACCCGCAGATCGTCGAGCTGCTGGACAGCGTGTCCGCCGCGCTCGACACCGACAAGCTCATCGAGCTGAACAAGGCGGTCGACATCGACCGGCGCACGTCGAGCGAGGTGGCCGAGGAGTTCGTCGAGACCGAGGACCTCGCGGCGCAGGACGACGTCGGCTCGGGCACGTCCCTCGTGATCGGCGCGGCCAACTTCTCCGAGAGCGCCACGCTCGCGGAGATCTACGCGGCCGTGCTGCGCAGCGCCGGGTACACGGTCGAGGTGCGCACCATCGGCAACCGGGAGACCTACCTGCCGGCGCTCACCGACGGCACCATCACGGCGGTGCCGGAGTACGCCGCGACGCTCACGGACTTCCTCAACGCGCAGCAGAACGGCGCCGGTGCGGAGTCGGTGGCCTCCGCCGACGTCGACGAGACCGTGGCCGCGCTGACCCCGCTCGCCGACGCGGCCGGCGTGGTCGTCGGAGCGCCGTCCGAGGCGCAGGACCAGAACGCGTTCGCGGTGACGAGCGAGTTCGCGCAGGAGCACGGCGTCGAGACCCTGAGCGAGCTCGCGGAGGCGTGCGGCGGCCTCGTGCTCGCCGGACCCGCCGAGTGCCCCGACCGGCCGTTTTGCCAGCCGGGGCTCGAGGAGACCTACGGCCTCGAGTTCGGCGACTTTCAGTCGTACGACTTCGGCCTGATCGGCCAGGCGGTGCGTCAGGGGGAGGCGGCCATCGGCCTGGTCCTGTCGAGCGACGGGTCGCTCGCCTCCGACAGCTGA
- a CDS encoding ABC transporter permease, whose amino-acid sequence MDVLIEAFRWLNDPLNWSGRSGVLALTVDHVLVSVLAVLLAGVVALPLGLWLGHRRRGSTVGVIVANTTRALPTLALLTLLAASGLFGNTATVLACAVFAVPPLLTNTVTGLGEVDDDVRDAARGVGMSGARSLWAVELPLAVPLIAAGVRTAAVQVLATVPLAALVGGRSLGTIVVTGFGTQDYGQVLAGGILVAGLCLVAEGMLAIVQYVLTPRGLRARDRAASETPSRRTRRSGGTTPGLAQPAASGSNRSGPSS is encoded by the coding sequence ATGGACGTCCTGATCGAGGCCTTCCGCTGGCTCAACGACCCGCTCAACTGGTCGGGCCGCAGCGGCGTCCTGGCGCTCACGGTCGACCACGTCCTGGTGTCCGTGCTCGCGGTCCTGCTCGCCGGGGTCGTCGCCCTGCCTCTGGGCCTGTGGCTCGGCCACCGCCGTCGCGGGTCGACGGTCGGCGTCATCGTCGCCAACACCACCCGCGCGCTGCCCACGCTCGCGCTGCTCACCCTGCTCGCGGCGAGCGGCCTGTTCGGCAACACCGCCACGGTGCTCGCCTGCGCGGTCTTCGCGGTCCCCCCGCTGCTCACCAACACGGTGACGGGTCTGGGCGAGGTCGACGACGACGTCCGGGACGCCGCCCGGGGCGTGGGCATGTCGGGGGCCCGCAGCCTGTGGGCGGTCGAGCTCCCGCTCGCCGTCCCCCTGATCGCGGCCGGTGTCCGCACGGCGGCGGTCCAGGTCCTCGCGACCGTCCCGCTCGCCGCGCTCGTCGGCGGCCGCAGCCTCGGCACGATCGTCGTCACCGGCTTCGGGACGCAGGACTACGGGCAGGTGCTCGCCGGCGGCATCCTGGTGGCCGGCCTGTGCCTCGTCGCCGAGGGCATGCTCGCGATCGTGCAGTACGTCCTGACCCCGCGCGGGCTGCGTGCACGGGATCGGGCCGCGTCCGAGACCCCGTCCCGGCGGACCCGTCGGTCGGGCGGGACCACGCCCGGGCTTGCCCAGCCCGCGGCGAGCGGTTCGAATAGGTCGGGCCCATCGTCCTGA
- a CDS encoding ABC transporter ATP-binding protein, with protein MRLSGPGASVREVADDAAIAFEHVSKSYASDRGASGAAVDDLSLAVSPHEVLVLVGPSGCGKSTTLRMANRLVEPTSGRIMLEGEDVTSVEPVGLRRRMGYVIQNVGLFPHRTVAQNVATVPGLVGWDRKRTAARVEELLALVGLDPDRYARRFPHELSGGERQRVGVARALATDPPVLLMDEPFGAVDPVGRRRLQTEFARIQRALGITVMLVTHDIDEAVRMADRVAVLSTGARIEQLASPLDVVARPATPAVADLVGRGRTARLLALGRLERPDLDPPVQDGTAAPLVLGVELGDVLAALVGANGPLPVHDEHGRVVGSATPATVVRALDRLTEPDDETNGTTADGPALGTLRT; from the coding sequence ATGCGCCTGTCGGGGCCAGGCGCTAGCGTCCGGGAGGTGGCAGACGACGCGGCGATCGCCTTCGAGCACGTCAGCAAGTCCTACGCGTCCGACCGTGGGGCGTCGGGGGCGGCCGTCGACGACCTGTCGCTCGCGGTCAGCCCGCACGAGGTCCTCGTCCTGGTCGGGCCGTCGGGATGCGGGAAGTCGACCACCCTGCGCATGGCCAACCGGCTCGTCGAGCCGACCTCGGGTCGCATCATGCTCGAGGGGGAGGACGTCACGTCGGTGGAGCCCGTGGGCCTGCGGCGCCGGATGGGCTACGTCATCCAGAACGTCGGCCTCTTCCCGCACCGGACGGTCGCGCAGAACGTGGCCACCGTGCCGGGACTGGTCGGCTGGGACCGCAAGCGCACCGCCGCGCGGGTGGAGGAGCTGCTCGCCCTCGTCGGCCTCGACCCGGACCGGTACGCCCGGCGCTTCCCGCACGAGCTGTCCGGCGGGGAGCGCCAGCGCGTGGGCGTGGCACGTGCCCTGGCCACGGACCCGCCGGTGCTGCTGATGGACGAGCCGTTCGGCGCCGTGGATCCCGTGGGCCGCCGGCGCCTGCAGACCGAGTTCGCGCGGATCCAGCGCGCGCTCGGCATCACCGTGATGCTGGTCACGCACGACATCGACGAGGCCGTGCGGATGGCGGACCGGGTGGCGGTGCTGAGCACGGGCGCGCGCATCGAGCAGCTCGCCTCGCCGCTCGATGTCGTCGCCCGCCCCGCGACACCCGCCGTCGCGGACCTCGTCGGGCGCGGGCGCACGGCCCGGCTGCTGGCGCTGGGCCGGCTGGAACGCCCCGACCTCGACCCGCCGGTGCAGGACGGCACCGCGGCGCCGCTCGTCCTGGGCGTCGAGCTGGGCGACGTGCTCGCCGCCCTGGTGGGCGCGAACGGTCCTCTGCCGGTGCACGATGAGCACGGGCGCGTCGTCGGCAGCGCGACCCCCGCCACGGTCGTCCGGGCGCTGGACCGGCTCACCGAGCCGGACGACGAGACGAACGGCACGACCGCCGACGGCCCCGCCCTCGGTACGCTGCGGACGTGA
- a CDS encoding ABC transporter permease produces MRLAQAPPNPWFSWEYVERNAQDIARALEQHASLTFQAVVIAFVLALPLGALAHLRPRLAGPVLGVAGVLYTVPSLALFAILAPYTGIGRTTVLIGLVSYALLVLTRNVLVGLQGVDPAVRDAARGMGYGRARLLFAVELPQALPSIVAGLRLATVTTVALVTVGVVVGYGGLGQLMFRGFRSNYHAEIMTATVLCLLLALVCDLVLAGIGRRLTPWARVERPV; encoded by the coding sequence ATGCGGCTGGCCCAGGCTCCACCCAACCCGTGGTTCTCGTGGGAGTACGTGGAGCGCAACGCACAGGACATCGCGCGCGCGCTCGAGCAGCACGCGTCGCTGACGTTCCAGGCCGTCGTCATCGCCTTCGTGCTGGCCCTGCCGCTGGGCGCGCTGGCGCACCTACGCCCGCGGCTGGCGGGACCCGTGCTGGGCGTCGCGGGCGTCCTGTACACGGTGCCGTCCCTCGCCCTGTTCGCGATCCTCGCCCCGTACACGGGCATCGGACGCACCACCGTGCTCATCGGCCTGGTGTCCTACGCGCTGCTCGTGCTCACCCGGAACGTGCTGGTGGGCCTGCAGGGGGTGGACCCGGCGGTCCGCGACGCCGCGCGCGGCATGGGCTACGGACGCGCCCGGCTGCTGTTCGCGGTCGAGCTGCCGCAGGCCCTGCCCAGCATCGTCGCCGGGCTCCGGCTCGCCACGGTGACCACGGTCGCGCTGGTCACCGTCGGCGTCGTGGTCGGCTACGGCGGGCTGGGCCAGCTGATGTTCCGCGGCTTCCGCAGCAACTACCACGCGGAGATCATGACCGCGACGGTGCTGTGCCTCCTGCTCGCGCTGGTCTGCGACCTGGTGCTCGCGGGCATCGGCCGCCGGCTCACCCCGTGGGCGCGCGTCGAGCGGCCGGTGTGA
- a CDS encoding GroES family chaperonin, with amino-acid sequence MLNDRLLVSLDGEAGERRSSAGIVIPATAAVGKRLSWGAVVATGQHVRQVEVGDRVLFDPEDRAEVELEGATYVLLREKDVHAVAEPRGAGEGTGLYL; translated from the coding sequence ATGCTGAACGACCGCCTGCTCGTCTCTCTCGACGGCGAGGCGGGCGAGCGGCGCTCGTCCGCGGGGATCGTGATCCCTGCCACGGCGGCCGTCGGCAAGCGCCTGTCCTGGGGCGCCGTCGTGGCCACGGGCCAGCACGTCCGCCAGGTCGAGGTGGGTGACCGCGTGCTGTTCGACCCGGAGGACCGTGCCGAGGTCGAGCTCGAGGGAGCCACGTACGTGCTGCTGCGGGAGAAGGACGTGCACGCGGTGGCCGAGCCCCGCGGCGCGGGCGAGGGAACCGGCCTGTACCTCTGA
- the rph gene encoding ribonuclease PH yields MTSATTTSSIAHVRADGRAADELRPVTLTRRFLEAGEGSVLVEFGGTKVLCVASFTPGVPRWKKGSGEGWVTAEYSMLPRATSSRSDREAVKGRVGGRTHEISRLIGRSLRAIIDVSALGENTIVLDCDVLQADGGTRTASITGAYVALADAVAWAVENKHVAAGTTVLRDSVAAVSVGIVDGRPVLDLPYVEDVRAETDMNVVVTGSGTFVEVQGTAEHAPFDRAELDALLDLAVAGTARLTALQVAALAAAPADGSATRLSAPAGL; encoded by the coding sequence ATGACTTCCGCCACCACCACCTCGTCGATCGCGCACGTCCGGGCCGACGGCCGCGCCGCCGACGAGCTGCGCCCCGTGACCCTCACCCGCCGCTTCCTGGAGGCCGGCGAGGGCAGCGTGCTCGTCGAGTTCGGGGGCACCAAGGTGCTGTGCGTGGCGTCGTTCACGCCGGGGGTGCCGCGCTGGAAGAAGGGCTCGGGCGAGGGCTGGGTCACCGCCGAGTACTCGATGCTGCCGCGCGCCACGTCCAGCCGCTCCGACCGGGAGGCGGTCAAGGGCCGCGTCGGCGGGCGCACGCACGAGATCTCGCGGCTGATCGGGCGGTCGCTGCGCGCGATCATCGACGTCTCGGCGCTGGGCGAGAACACGATCGTGCTCGACTGCGACGTCCTGCAGGCCGACGGTGGCACGCGGACGGCGTCGATCACGGGCGCGTACGTCGCGCTCGCGGACGCGGTCGCCTGGGCGGTCGAGAACAAGCACGTGGCCGCGGGCACGACGGTGCTCCGCGACTCCGTGGCGGCGGTCAGCGTCGGCATCGTCGACGGTCGCCCCGTGCTGGACCTGCCGTACGTCGAGGACGTGCGCGCGGAGACCGACATGAACGTCGTGGTGACCGGGTCCGGCACGTTCGTGGAGGTGCAGGGGACCGCCGAGCACGCCCCCTTCGACCGCGCCGAGCTCGACGCGCTGCTCGACCTGGCCGTCGCCGGGACCGCCCGGCTGACGGCGCTGCAGGTCGCCGCACTGGCCGCCGCACCCGCCGACGGGTCGGCCACCCGCCTCTCGGCGCCGGCGGGCCTGTGA
- the trxA gene encoding thioredoxin yields the protein MLYLAVPEDWRNVMATTELTGSTIGQIIKDNEIVLVDFWAEWCPPCKRFGPVFEASSENHPDIVHAKVDTDAEPELSAELQIMSIPTLMAFRDGILVFNQAGALPAPALEQVVEAVKALDMDEVREKIAAAASTDA from the coding sequence ATGCTCTATCTGGCGGTACCCGAGGACTGGAGGAACGTCATGGCGACGACAGAGCTGACCGGCAGCACGATCGGCCAGATCATCAAGGACAACGAGATCGTTCTCGTGGACTTCTGGGCGGAGTGGTGCCCCCCGTGCAAGCGGTTCGGTCCCGTCTTCGAGGCATCCTCGGAGAACCACCCGGACATCGTGCACGCGAAGGTGGACACCGACGCCGAGCCCGAGCTCTCGGCCGAGCTGCAGATCATGTCGATCCCGACCCTGATGGCCTTCCGCGACGGGATCCTGGTGTTCAACCAGGCCGGCGCGCTGCCTGCCCCCGCGCTGGAGCAGGTCGTCGAGGCCGTCAAGGCGCTCGACATGGACGAGGTGCGCGAGAAGATCGCGGCGGCGGCCAGCACCGACGCCTGA
- the rdgB gene encoding RdgB/HAM1 family non-canonical purine NTP pyrophosphatase, with amino-acid sequence MTVRLVLATHNAHKVGELRAILAPVLPDLDPASVVGARDVGAPEPVEDGLTFAENALIKARALAAFTGLPAVADDSGLSVDVLGGAPGIFSARWAGGHGDDAANLELLLAQLADIAAPHRGARFVCAAALVTPDGFEHVETGTLEGTLATEPRGTGGFGYDPILVPVGESRSCAELSPEEKNAISHRGTAFRALVPELVRVLAG; translated from the coding sequence GTGACCGTGCGGCTGGTGCTGGCCACCCACAACGCGCACAAGGTCGGGGAGCTGCGCGCGATCCTCGCGCCCGTCCTGCCGGATCTCGACCCGGCGTCCGTGGTCGGCGCTCGGGACGTCGGGGCCCCGGAGCCGGTCGAGGACGGCCTCACGTTCGCCGAGAACGCGCTGATCAAGGCGCGCGCGCTCGCCGCCTTCACGGGGCTGCCGGCCGTGGCCGACGACTCGGGCCTCAGCGTCGACGTCCTCGGTGGCGCGCCCGGCATCTTCTCGGCGCGCTGGGCCGGCGGGCACGGCGACGACGCGGCCAACCTCGAGCTCCTGCTGGCGCAGCTGGCGGACATCGCCGCGCCCCACCGTGGAGCCCGCTTCGTGTGCGCCGCCGCGCTGGTCACGCCGGACGGCTTCGAGCACGTCGAGACGGGCACGCTCGAGGGCACGCTGGCGACCGAGCCGCGCGGGACCGGCGGCTTCGGTTACGACCCGATCCTCGTGCCGGTGGGCGAGAGCCGGTCCTGCGCCGAGCTGTCGCCCGAGGAGAAGAACGCGATCAGCCATCGCGGCACGGCGTTCCGCGCGCTCGTCCCGGAGCTCGTGCGGGTGCTCGCGGGATGA
- a CDS encoding dihydrolipoyl dehydrogenase family protein, which produces MAQQAREFDVVVIGGGAIGENAADRAGRTGLSVALVEEALVGGECSYWACMPSKALLRPGAALAAARGVPGAAAAVTGGVDVAAAFARRDAVTHHWDDSSQAEWVDGAGITLVRGHARFTGPRTLEVGSVTVTARHAVVVATGSQAAVPDVDGLAALPPWTSREATSAQQVPGRLAVIGGGVVGVEMATAFADLGSEVTLLVRGDRVLTGAEPFAGAAVATALTARGVTVLFGAQARSVRREADGVHLDVGGEDLVVDEVLVATGRRPGTADLGLEALGLQPGAPLEVDDALQVTGADGGWLFAVGDVTGRTATTHQGKYDARVVGDVIAARFDPRSTATDSPEGATPGDRALSAQDERTAGPWSRYRATADLAAVPQVVFTRPEVAWVGLTEHAARASGLDVRVLGYDLENVAGATVFAEDYAGHARLVVDDARGVVVGATFVGPEVAEMLQAATIAVVGEVPLDRLWHAVPAYPTVSEVWLRLLESAGL; this is translated from the coding sequence ATGGCGCAGCAGGCGCGCGAGTTCGACGTCGTGGTGATCGGCGGGGGCGCGATCGGGGAGAACGCCGCCGACCGGGCGGGACGGACGGGCCTGAGCGTCGCGCTCGTCGAGGAGGCGCTGGTCGGGGGCGAGTGCTCGTACTGGGCGTGCATGCCGTCCAAGGCCCTCCTGCGGCCGGGAGCCGCGCTGGCTGCCGCGCGCGGTGTGCCGGGCGCGGCGGCGGCCGTGACGGGCGGCGTGGACGTCGCGGCGGCGTTCGCCCGTCGCGACGCCGTCACGCACCACTGGGACGACAGCTCCCAGGCCGAGTGGGTCGACGGTGCCGGGATCACGCTGGTGCGCGGGCACGCGCGGTTCACGGGGCCGCGCACGCTGGAGGTCGGGTCGGTCACCGTGACCGCGCGTCACGCGGTCGTCGTCGCGACCGGGTCGCAGGCCGCGGTGCCCGACGTCGACGGCCTCGCGGCGCTGCCGCCGTGGACCAGCCGCGAGGCGACGTCCGCGCAGCAGGTGCCGGGACGGCTCGCGGTGATCGGGGGCGGGGTGGTCGGGGTCGAGATGGCCACCGCGTTCGCCGACCTCGGCAGCGAGGTGACCCTCCTGGTGCGGGGCGACCGGGTCCTGACGGGTGCCGAGCCGTTCGCCGGCGCGGCCGTGGCGACGGCGCTCACGGCCCGGGGGGTGACGGTGCTGTTCGGCGCACAGGCGCGGTCCGTGCGGCGCGAGGCTGACGGGGTCCACCTGGACGTCGGCGGCGAGGACCTGGTCGTCGACGAGGTCCTGGTGGCCACGGGACGTCGGCCCGGGACGGCCGACCTGGGGCTCGAGGCGCTGGGCCTGCAGCCGGGCGCGCCGCTTGAGGTGGACGACGCGCTCCAGGTCACCGGCGCGGACGGCGGCTGGCTGTTCGCGGTCGGTGACGTGACGGGCCGGACCGCCACCACGCACCAGGGCAAGTACGACGCCAGGGTGGTCGGTGACGTCATCGCCGCGCGCTTCGACCCGCGGTCCACCGCGACGGACTCCCCGGAGGGCGCCACGCCCGGGGACCGCGCGCTCTCCGCCCAGGACGAGCGCACCGCGGGGCCCTGGAGCCGGTACCGGGCCACGGCGGACCTCGCCGCGGTGCCGCAGGTGGTGTTCACCCGGCCCGAGGTCGCCTGGGTCGGGCTGACCGAGCACGCCGCCCGGGCCAGCGGCCTCGACGTGCGCGTGCTCGGCTACGACCTGGAGAACGTCGCGGGGGCCACGGTGTTCGCCGAGGACTACGCGGGCCACGCCCGGTTGGTGGTCGACGACGCTCGCGGCGTGGTCGTGGGCGCGACGTTCGTCGGCCCCGAGGTCGCCGAGATGCTGCAGGCCGCGACGATCGCGGTGGTCGGGGAGGTGCCGCTCGACCGGCTGTGGCACGCGGTCCCCGCCTACCCGACGGTCAGTGAGGTGTGGCTGCGGCTGCTGGAGTCCGCGGGCCTCTGA
- a CDS encoding ABC-F family ATP-binding cassette domain-containing protein, whose protein sequence is MPDERPGDVQLVAEAVTYGYPGHPVLDRVDLVVSAGDRVGVVGENGAGKTTLLRLLAGDLVPQSGVVRRTGTLALVEQELDAPAGATIGTYVAEALRGVRSAATELEEAIAGFDHESGDLARLSGAVARYEHLAAWDADRRVDEALTRFGAPRDLNRRLDQLSVGERYRVRLACRIGERADLLLLDEPTNHLDEAGIDYLTARLREWPGAVVIVTHDRRLLDDVMTAILDLDPAMDGRPALYGATRYSDYRFLKSQMVRRWRARYRAERKRAVTLAERLDSTYENLSDEWRPPKGSDTHRRATRARGHVKAADRLVQKLESEAVEVPVPPLVLTFPDLPSLPRQPQPGPLLELRAPRVQDRLDLPGVRIEVPPCGRLLVTGPNGSGKSTLLAALAGYVRLDRGVRTVAPGVRLGVLAQEGPTEHAAAVAQARASGVAEQVSAFDAYARHALTLLDANLLDPDQLVPIAALGLLTEQDLERPLRELSVGQRRRFDLACALLAAPHVLILDEPTNHLSVGLVDELTAALRATSAAVVVATHDRRMRADLADWPQLGL, encoded by the coding sequence GTGCCTGACGAGCGGCCCGGCGACGTCCAGCTCGTCGCCGAGGCGGTGACGTACGGCTACCCGGGACACCCCGTCCTCGACCGGGTGGACCTGGTGGTCAGCGCGGGCGACCGGGTGGGCGTGGTCGGCGAGAACGGGGCCGGCAAGACCACGTTGCTGCGCCTTCTGGCGGGCGACCTGGTCCCGCAGAGCGGGGTCGTGCGCCGCACCGGCACGCTGGCGTTGGTCGAGCAGGAGCTCGACGCGCCCGCCGGCGCGACCATCGGCACCTACGTGGCCGAGGCCCTCCGGGGCGTGCGCTCGGCAGCCACCGAGCTCGAGGAAGCCATCGCGGGGTTCGACCACGAGTCCGGCGACCTCGCGCGCCTGTCCGGGGCCGTGGCGCGGTACGAGCACCTGGCCGCCTGGGACGCCGACCGGCGGGTCGACGAGGCCCTCACGCGGTTCGGCGCGCCGCGCGACCTCAACCGCCGGCTCGACCAGCTGAGCGTGGGGGAGCGGTACCGGGTGCGGTTGGCGTGCCGGATCGGTGAGCGCGCGGACCTGCTGCTGCTCGACGAGCCGACCAACCACCTGGACGAGGCCGGGATCGACTACCTGACGGCCCGGCTGCGGGAGTGGCCCGGCGCGGTCGTCATCGTCACGCACGACCGACGCCTGCTCGACGACGTGATGACCGCGATCCTGGACCTGGACCCCGCGATGGACGGGCGACCGGCGCTCTACGGGGCGACCAGGTACTCCGACTACCGGTTCCTCAAGAGCCAGATGGTCCGCCGCTGGCGGGCGCGGTACCGGGCCGAGCGCAAGCGCGCCGTGACGCTGGCCGAGCGGCTCGACTCGACGTACGAGAACCTCTCCGACGAGTGGCGGCCGCCCAAGGGGTCGGACACGCACCGGCGTGCCACCCGGGCGCGGGGGCATGTGAAGGCGGCGGACCGGCTGGTCCAGAAGCTCGAGTCGGAGGCCGTCGAGGTGCCCGTCCCCCCGCTGGTCCTGACGTTCCCCGACCTGCCGTCGCTGCCCCGTCAGCCTCAGCCCGGACCGCTGCTCGAGCTGCGGGCGCCGCGCGTCCAGGACCGGCTCGACCTGCCCGGTGTCCGGATCGAGGTGCCGCCGTGCGGCCGCCTGCTCGTCACGGGACCCAACGGGTCGGGCAAGTCGACGCTGCTGGCGGCACTGGCCGGGTACGTCCGGCTGGACCGCGGCGTGCGCACGGTCGCGCCCGGGGTCCGGCTCGGGGTCCTCGCGCAGGAGGGGCCGACGGAGCACGCCGCCGCCGTCGCCCAGGCGCGCGCCTCGGGGGTCGCCGAGCAGGTCTCCGCCTTCGACGCGTACGCCCGGCACGCCCTGACGCTGCTCGACGCGAACCTGCTGGACCCCGACCAGCTGGTGCCGATCGCCGCGCTCGGGCTGCTCACCGAGCAGGACCTGGAGCGGCCGCTGCGCGAGCTGTCCGTCGGTCAGCGCCGGCGGTTCGACCTCGCGTGCGCGCTGCTGGCGGCGCCGCACGTGCTGATCCTCGACGAGCCGACCAACCACCTGTCCGTCGGGCTCGTGGACGAGCTCACCGCCGCCCTGCGGGCCACGTCGGCCGCGGTCGTCGTCGCCACCCACGACCGCCGGATGCGCGCCGACCTGGCCGACTGGCCGCAGCTCGGCCTCTGA